A genome region from Vulpes lagopus strain Blue_001 chromosome 7, ASM1834538v1, whole genome shotgun sequence includes the following:
- the LOC121496296 gene encoding ATP synthase F(0) complex subunit C2, mitochondrial-like, with the protein MYVCAKFISTPFLVQSTSQLLSRSLSAVVLKPPETPTDKNLSILAAPSPLTSLIPSHSFQTSTISRDIDIAAKFIGAGAATVGVAGSGARIGTVFGSHIIGYARNPSLKQQLFSYAILGFALSEAMGLFCLMVAFLILFAM; encoded by the coding sequence ATGTACGTCTGTGCAAAGTTCATCTCCACCCCCTTCTTGGTCCAGAGCACCTCTCAGCTGTTGAGCCGATCACTGTCTGCAGTGGTGCTAAAACCACCGGAGACACCGACAGATAAAAACCTCAGCATCTTGGCAGCCCCAAGTCCCCTGACCTCACTTATTCCTAGCCACAGCTTCCAAACCAGCACCATTTCAAGGGACATTGACATAGCAGCCAAGTTcattggggctggggctgccacTGTAGGGGTGGCTGGCTCTGGGGCTAGAATTGGGACTGTGTTTGGAAGCCACATCATTGGTTATGCCAGGAATCCCTCTCTGAAACAACAGCTCTTCTCCTATGCCATTCTGGGCTTTGCCCTCTCAGAGGCCATGGGGCTCTTTTGCCTAATGGTGGCCTTTCTCATCCTCTTCGCCATGTGA